A single window of Nicotiana tomentosiformis chromosome 1, ASM39032v3, whole genome shotgun sequence DNA harbors:
- the LOC104099349 gene encoding protein HASTY 1 isoform X1: protein MEENGIASNVARAIVAALDWNSSPDARKAAYSYLESIKAGDVRILASTSFILVRKDWSSDIRLQAYKMLQHLVRLRWDELNPDERRNFASVAVDLMSEITNSSEEWALKSQTSALVAEIVRREGLSLWQELFPSLVSLANKGPAQAELVSMMLRWLPEDITVHNEDLEGDRRRLLLRGLTDSLPEIFPLLYSLLERHFGAALTEAGRQQLEVARQHAAAVTATLNAVNAYAEWAPLPDLAKYGIVHGCGILLSSPDFRLHACEFFKLVSLRKRPTDAGVEFDSAMSNIFQILMKISGDFLQKSDSGSVIDENEFEFAEYICESMVALGSYNLQCIVGDSSVLSFYLQQILGFFKHHKLALHFQSLPLWLTLMRDLLSKPKIIGYVENSATNPAVGSGHDTEKSKIFALVNDEICSSILDVSFQRLLKKEKINPGTSLSDGTLELWSDDFEGKGDFSQYRSRLLELIRFVAAAKPMVAAAKVCERIMTIIKSLFLVPYPAQELVILESMQLALENVVNAVFDGSSETARSDSEVQQSLCRMFEGLLQQLLSLKWTEPALVEVLGHYLDALGPFLKYNPDAVGGVINKLFELLTSQPFVVKDPATSASRHARLQICTSFIRIAKAADQSILPHMRGIADTMAFLQKEGRLLRGEHNLLGEAFLIMASAAGAQQQLEVLAWLLEPLSKQWTQLEWQNAYLSDPTGLIRLCADTPFMWSIFHTVTFFEKALKRSGLRKGYASVQTMPASDFLHPMASHLSWMLPPLLKLLRAIHSLWSPPVNQALPGEIKAAMAMSDVERASLFGGGNVKLPKGALSFTDGSPLDMNREGYAEPNEADIRNWLKGIRDSGYNVLGLSATIGDSFKCLDSQSVALALMENIQHMEFRHLRLLLHLALIPLIKNCPANMWEAWLEKLLHPLLVHSQQALSYSWSSLLQEGRAKVPDLHGMVDGSDLKVEVMEEKLLRDLTRETCSILSVFASSVLNAGLPSLEHSGHVSRMDESSLKDLDAFATNSMVGFVLMHKSIALPALQISLEALRWTDGEAVTKVSSFCGAVILLAISTANVELQDFVCKDLFPAIIQALALESNAFISADLVGLCREIFIYLADRHPAPRQILLSLPCITSQDLQAFEEALTKTLSPKEQRQHMKSFLLLATGNKLKALAAQKSVNVITNVSTKPRNVTPAFESKTDEGDAIGLAGIV from the exons ATGGAGGAAAATGGTATAGCAAGCAATGTAGCTCGTGCTATTGTGGCTGCCCTTGATTGGAACTCTTCTCCTGATGCCCGTAAAGCCGCTTATTCCTATCTAGAATCC ATAAAAGCAGGGGATGTACGTATCTTGGCGAGCACATCATTTATTTTAGTAAGGAAAGATTGGTCTTCAGACATACGACTACAAGCCTATAAGATGCTCCAG CATTTGGTGAGATTGCGATGGGACGAGTTAAACCCTGATGAGCGAAGGAACTTTGCAAGTGTAGCTGTTGATTTGATGTCTGAAATTACAAATTCCAGTGAAGAATGGGCTTTGAAAAGTCAGACATCGGCTCTTGTTGCCGAG ATAGTTAGGAGAGAAGGCTTAAGTTTGTGGCAGGAGCTTTTTCCATCTCTAGTATCTCTTGCTAACAAGGGTCCTGCACAA GCAGAACTGGTATCAATGATGCTAAGGTGGCTTCCTGAAGATATTACTGTCCATAATGAAGATTTAGAAG GTGATCGCCGTAGGCTATTGTTACGTGGACTTACTGACTCTTTGCCTGAGATTTTTCCCTTGCTGTATAGT TTACTAGAGAGGCACTTTGGAGCTGCACTAACTGAAGCAGGAAGACAACAATTAGAAGTAGCAAGACAGCATGCAGCAGCTGTAACTGCCACTTTAAATGCTGTTAATGCATATGCTGAATGGGCTCCCTTGCCAGATCTTGCAAAATATGGAATTGTACATGG CTGTGGAATCTTGCTCTCCTCACCGGACTTTCGTCTTCATGCATGCGAGTTCTTCAAGCTTGTCTCCCTGAG GAAAAGACCAACTGATGCTGGTGTCGAGTTTGATTCTGCGATGAGTAACATTTTTCAGATTTTGATGAAAATCTCTGGAGACTTCTTGCAAAAATCGGACTCTGGTTCAGTCATTGATGAGAATGAATTTGAGTTTGCTGAGTACATATGTGAGAGCATGGTTGCTTTAGGTTCTTACAACTTGCAATGTATTGTTGGTGATAGTTCAGTTCTATCGTTTTACCTTCAACAG ATTCTCGGATTTTTCAAGCACCATAAGCTTGCACTTCATTTTCAATCTCTACCGCTTTGGCTG ACACTTATGAGAGATTTGCTCTCAAAGCCAAAGATTATTGGGTATGTGGAGAACTCAGCTACCAATCCTGCAGTGGGATCGGGACATGATACTGAGAAAAGCAAGATATTTGCTTTAGTAAATGATGAAATCTGCAGTTCTATATTGGATGTATCTTTCCAGCGATTACTCAAGAAGGAAAAAATTAATCCTGGAACATCGCTTTCTGATGGGACATTAGAGTTGTGGAGCGATGATTTTGAGGGCAAAGGAGATTTCAGCCAGTACCGTTCGAGGCTG TTGGAGTTGATCCGTTTTGTTGCAGCCGCCAAGCCTATGGTAGCTGCTGCTAAAGTTTGTGAGAGAATTATGACTATTATTAAGAGTCTCTTCCTTGTTCCTTATCCTGCTCAG GAATTGGTTATACTTGAGAGCATGCAGTTGGCTTTAGAAAATGTTGTAAACGCGGTGTTTGATGGATCAAGTGAAACTGCGAGGAGCGATTCTGAAGTTCAACAGTCATTGTGCAGAATGTTTGAAG GTCTGCTTCAACAACTTCTTTCTTTGAAATGGACTGAACCAGCGCTTGTAGAAGTTCTCGGGCACTACTTAGATGCCCTAGGACCCTTTCTGAAGTATAATCCAGATGCTGTTGGCGGTGTCATTAATAAGTTGTTCGAGCTTCTGACCTCACAACCCTTTGTTGTCAAG GATCCTGCTACAAGCGCTTCTCGACATGCAAGATTGCAGATTTGCACATCATTCATCCGAATTGCAAAAGCTGCAGACCAGAGCATTTTGCCTCACATGAGA GGAATTGCTGACACTATGGCATTTTTACAAAAGGAAGGTCGTCTACTTCGTGGGGAGCACAATCTCTTGGGTGAAGCATTCCTTATTATGGCTTCTGCTGCCGG GGCTCAGCAGCAGCTAGAAGTTTTGGCCTGGTTACTTGAACCATTGAGCAAACAGTGGACACAGCTTGAGTGGCAAAATGCATATCTCTCTGATCCGACAGGTTTGATTCGACTGTGTGCTGATACACCATTTATGTGGTCTATTTTCCACACAGTTACATTCTTTGAGAAGGCTCTTAAACGGAGTGGTCTAAGGAAAGGCTATGCTAGCGTACAAACCATGCCAGCATCTGACTTTTTGCATCCAATGGCATCTCACCTCTCGTGGATGCTTCCTCCTCTTCTTAAA CTACTCCGTGCCATACATTCGCTTTGGTCTCCACCTGTTAATCAAGCATTACCAGGAGAGATTAAAGCTGCAATGGCTATGAGTGATGTTGAAAGGGCCAGTCTTTTCGGGGGAGGTAACGTTAAATTGCCTAAAGGCGCTCTAAGTTTTACTGATGGATCTCCTTTAGATATGAATAGAGAAGGCTATGCAGAGCCAAATGAAGCTGATATCCGCAACTGGCTGAAAGGTATCAGAGATAGTGG GTACAATGTACTGGGCTTATCAGCAACCATTGGGGATTCGTTCAAATGCTTAGACTCTCAGTCTGTTGCTTTAGCCTTGATGGAGAACATACAACATATGGAATTCAGGCACTTAAGGCTGCTTCTTCATTTAGCCTTGATCCCCTTGATCAAAAATTGCCCTGCCAATATGTGGGAGGCATGGCTGGAAAAGCTCCTGCACCCATTACTTGTCCACTCTCAGCAAGCTCTTAGCTATTCATGGTCTAGTCTCTTACAGGAAGGTAGAGCAAAGGTTCCTGATCTCCATGGCATGGTTGATGGCTCAGACTTGAAAGTGGAAGTAATGGAGGAAAAGCTTCTTCGAGATCTAACTCGTGAGACGTGCTCAATCCTCTCAGTTTTTGCTTCATCTGTACTCAATGCTGGACTTCCTTCATTGGAGCATTCTGGCCATGTGAGCCGAATGGATGAGTCATCACTTAAAGACTTGGATGCATTTGCCACTAACTCTATGGTTGG ATTTGTGTTGATGCATAAAAGCATAGCACTTCCAGCCTTGCAGATCAGTTTAGAGGCTCTGAGATGGACGGATGGTGAAGCTGTAACTAAAGTTTCTTCATTCTGTGGAGCTGTAATCCTCTTGGCCATTTCAACAGCTAATGTGGAGCTTCAGGATTTTGTTTGTAAAGATTTGTTCCCTGCTATAATACAAGCTTTGGCTCTGGAGTCAAATGCTTTCATCAGTGCTGATTTAGTTGGTCTTTGTCGTGAAATTTTCATTTATCTTGCTGATAGACACCCAGCACCGCGGCAG ATTTTACTCTCTCTCCCTTGCATTACATCCCAAGATCTTCAAGCCTTTGAAGAAGCGTTGACCAAGACTCTTAGTCCCAAGGAGCAGAGACAGCATATGAAGAGCTTCCTGTTGTTAGCAACAGGAAACAAATTAAAAGCTCTCGCTGCTCAAAAGAGCGTTAATGTCATCACAAATGTTTCGA CAAAACCTAGAAATGTAACTCCCGCTTTTGAATCCAAGACCGATGAAGGAGATGCTATTGGATTGGCTGGAATCGTGTAA
- the LOC104099349 gene encoding protein HASTY 1 isoform X2, with amino-acid sequence MGFEKSDIGSCCRVRREGLSLWQELFPSLVSLANKGPAQAELVSMMLRWLPEDITVHNEDLEGDRRRLLLRGLTDSLPEIFPLLYSLLERHFGAALTEAGRQQLEVARQHAAAVTATLNAVNAYAEWAPLPDLAKYGIVHGCGILLSSPDFRLHACEFFKLVSLRKRPTDAGVEFDSAMSNIFQILMKISGDFLQKSDSGSVIDENEFEFAEYICESMVALGSYNLQCIVGDSSVLSFYLQQILGFFKHHKLALHFQSLPLWLTLMRDLLSKPKIIGYVENSATNPAVGSGHDTEKSKIFALVNDEICSSILDVSFQRLLKKEKINPGTSLSDGTLELWSDDFEGKGDFSQYRSRLLELIRFVAAAKPMVAAAKVCERIMTIIKSLFLVPYPAQELVILESMQLALENVVNAVFDGSSETARSDSEVQQSLCRMFEGLLQQLLSLKWTEPALVEVLGHYLDALGPFLKYNPDAVGGVINKLFELLTSQPFVVKDPATSASRHARLQICTSFIRIAKAADQSILPHMRGIADTMAFLQKEGRLLRGEHNLLGEAFLIMASAAGAQQQLEVLAWLLEPLSKQWTQLEWQNAYLSDPTGLIRLCADTPFMWSIFHTVTFFEKALKRSGLRKGYASVQTMPASDFLHPMASHLSWMLPPLLKLLRAIHSLWSPPVNQALPGEIKAAMAMSDVERASLFGGGNVKLPKGALSFTDGSPLDMNREGYAEPNEADIRNWLKGIRDSGYNVLGLSATIGDSFKCLDSQSVALALMENIQHMEFRHLRLLLHLALIPLIKNCPANMWEAWLEKLLHPLLVHSQQALSYSWSSLLQEGRAKVPDLHGMVDGSDLKVEVMEEKLLRDLTRETCSILSVFASSVLNAGLPSLEHSGHVSRMDESSLKDLDAFATNSMVGFVLMHKSIALPALQISLEALRWTDGEAVTKVSSFCGAVILLAISTANVELQDFVCKDLFPAIIQALALESNAFISADLVGLCREIFIYLADRHPAPRQILLSLPCITSQDLQAFEEALTKTLSPKEQRQHMKSFLLLATGNKLKALAAQKSVNVITNVSTKPRNVTPAFESKTDEGDAIGLAGIV; translated from the exons ATGGGCTTTGAAAAGTCAGACATCGGCTCTTGTTGCCGAG TTAGGAGAGAAGGCTTAAGTTTGTGGCAGGAGCTTTTTCCATCTCTAGTATCTCTTGCTAACAAGGGTCCTGCACAA GCAGAACTGGTATCAATGATGCTAAGGTGGCTTCCTGAAGATATTACTGTCCATAATGAAGATTTAGAAG GTGATCGCCGTAGGCTATTGTTACGTGGACTTACTGACTCTTTGCCTGAGATTTTTCCCTTGCTGTATAGT TTACTAGAGAGGCACTTTGGAGCTGCACTAACTGAAGCAGGAAGACAACAATTAGAAGTAGCAAGACAGCATGCAGCAGCTGTAACTGCCACTTTAAATGCTGTTAATGCATATGCTGAATGGGCTCCCTTGCCAGATCTTGCAAAATATGGAATTGTACATGG CTGTGGAATCTTGCTCTCCTCACCGGACTTTCGTCTTCATGCATGCGAGTTCTTCAAGCTTGTCTCCCTGAG GAAAAGACCAACTGATGCTGGTGTCGAGTTTGATTCTGCGATGAGTAACATTTTTCAGATTTTGATGAAAATCTCTGGAGACTTCTTGCAAAAATCGGACTCTGGTTCAGTCATTGATGAGAATGAATTTGAGTTTGCTGAGTACATATGTGAGAGCATGGTTGCTTTAGGTTCTTACAACTTGCAATGTATTGTTGGTGATAGTTCAGTTCTATCGTTTTACCTTCAACAG ATTCTCGGATTTTTCAAGCACCATAAGCTTGCACTTCATTTTCAATCTCTACCGCTTTGGCTG ACACTTATGAGAGATTTGCTCTCAAAGCCAAAGATTATTGGGTATGTGGAGAACTCAGCTACCAATCCTGCAGTGGGATCGGGACATGATACTGAGAAAAGCAAGATATTTGCTTTAGTAAATGATGAAATCTGCAGTTCTATATTGGATGTATCTTTCCAGCGATTACTCAAGAAGGAAAAAATTAATCCTGGAACATCGCTTTCTGATGGGACATTAGAGTTGTGGAGCGATGATTTTGAGGGCAAAGGAGATTTCAGCCAGTACCGTTCGAGGCTG TTGGAGTTGATCCGTTTTGTTGCAGCCGCCAAGCCTATGGTAGCTGCTGCTAAAGTTTGTGAGAGAATTATGACTATTATTAAGAGTCTCTTCCTTGTTCCTTATCCTGCTCAG GAATTGGTTATACTTGAGAGCATGCAGTTGGCTTTAGAAAATGTTGTAAACGCGGTGTTTGATGGATCAAGTGAAACTGCGAGGAGCGATTCTGAAGTTCAACAGTCATTGTGCAGAATGTTTGAAG GTCTGCTTCAACAACTTCTTTCTTTGAAATGGACTGAACCAGCGCTTGTAGAAGTTCTCGGGCACTACTTAGATGCCCTAGGACCCTTTCTGAAGTATAATCCAGATGCTGTTGGCGGTGTCATTAATAAGTTGTTCGAGCTTCTGACCTCACAACCCTTTGTTGTCAAG GATCCTGCTACAAGCGCTTCTCGACATGCAAGATTGCAGATTTGCACATCATTCATCCGAATTGCAAAAGCTGCAGACCAGAGCATTTTGCCTCACATGAGA GGAATTGCTGACACTATGGCATTTTTACAAAAGGAAGGTCGTCTACTTCGTGGGGAGCACAATCTCTTGGGTGAAGCATTCCTTATTATGGCTTCTGCTGCCGG GGCTCAGCAGCAGCTAGAAGTTTTGGCCTGGTTACTTGAACCATTGAGCAAACAGTGGACACAGCTTGAGTGGCAAAATGCATATCTCTCTGATCCGACAGGTTTGATTCGACTGTGTGCTGATACACCATTTATGTGGTCTATTTTCCACACAGTTACATTCTTTGAGAAGGCTCTTAAACGGAGTGGTCTAAGGAAAGGCTATGCTAGCGTACAAACCATGCCAGCATCTGACTTTTTGCATCCAATGGCATCTCACCTCTCGTGGATGCTTCCTCCTCTTCTTAAA CTACTCCGTGCCATACATTCGCTTTGGTCTCCACCTGTTAATCAAGCATTACCAGGAGAGATTAAAGCTGCAATGGCTATGAGTGATGTTGAAAGGGCCAGTCTTTTCGGGGGAGGTAACGTTAAATTGCCTAAAGGCGCTCTAAGTTTTACTGATGGATCTCCTTTAGATATGAATAGAGAAGGCTATGCAGAGCCAAATGAAGCTGATATCCGCAACTGGCTGAAAGGTATCAGAGATAGTGG GTACAATGTACTGGGCTTATCAGCAACCATTGGGGATTCGTTCAAATGCTTAGACTCTCAGTCTGTTGCTTTAGCCTTGATGGAGAACATACAACATATGGAATTCAGGCACTTAAGGCTGCTTCTTCATTTAGCCTTGATCCCCTTGATCAAAAATTGCCCTGCCAATATGTGGGAGGCATGGCTGGAAAAGCTCCTGCACCCATTACTTGTCCACTCTCAGCAAGCTCTTAGCTATTCATGGTCTAGTCTCTTACAGGAAGGTAGAGCAAAGGTTCCTGATCTCCATGGCATGGTTGATGGCTCAGACTTGAAAGTGGAAGTAATGGAGGAAAAGCTTCTTCGAGATCTAACTCGTGAGACGTGCTCAATCCTCTCAGTTTTTGCTTCATCTGTACTCAATGCTGGACTTCCTTCATTGGAGCATTCTGGCCATGTGAGCCGAATGGATGAGTCATCACTTAAAGACTTGGATGCATTTGCCACTAACTCTATGGTTGG ATTTGTGTTGATGCATAAAAGCATAGCACTTCCAGCCTTGCAGATCAGTTTAGAGGCTCTGAGATGGACGGATGGTGAAGCTGTAACTAAAGTTTCTTCATTCTGTGGAGCTGTAATCCTCTTGGCCATTTCAACAGCTAATGTGGAGCTTCAGGATTTTGTTTGTAAAGATTTGTTCCCTGCTATAATACAAGCTTTGGCTCTGGAGTCAAATGCTTTCATCAGTGCTGATTTAGTTGGTCTTTGTCGTGAAATTTTCATTTATCTTGCTGATAGACACCCAGCACCGCGGCAG ATTTTACTCTCTCTCCCTTGCATTACATCCCAAGATCTTCAAGCCTTTGAAGAAGCGTTGACCAAGACTCTTAGTCCCAAGGAGCAGAGACAGCATATGAAGAGCTTCCTGTTGTTAGCAACAGGAAACAAATTAAAAGCTCTCGCTGCTCAAAAGAGCGTTAATGTCATCACAAATGTTTCGA CAAAACCTAGAAATGTAACTCCCGCTTTTGAATCCAAGACCGATGAAGGAGATGCTATTGGATTGGCTGGAATCGTGTAA